In bacterium, one genomic interval encodes:
- a CDS encoding NusG domain II-containing protein, which translates to MLTRNDRILMFTLVAIASFSFVRLFFISNEGKEALIKVGNGPVQRVSLKTDRRINLEGEKGRVVIEIKEGRMRAVESSCFQKICVNTGWINKPGQNIICLPNKVLVTIEGKESPKIDAMSY; encoded by the coding sequence ATGTTAACTAGAAATGATAGGATTCTAATGTTTACCCTGGTTGCCATTGCCTCTTTCTCTTTTGTGAGGCTTTTTTTTATTTCCAATGAGGGAAAGGAAGCTTTAATTAAAGTTGGTAACGGTCCCGTTCAAAGGGTCTCCTTAAAAACAGATAGAAGGATTAATCTTGAGGGTGAAAAAGGAAGGGTGGTTATAGAGATTAAAGAAGGAAGAATGAGAGCGGTAGAATCATCCTGTTTTCAAAAAATATGCGTAAATACAGGATGGATAAATAAACCAGGCCAGAATATTATCTGTTTACCAAATAAAGTGTTGGTCACTATAGAAGGGAAGGAAAGTCCTAAAATCGATGCAATGAGTTATTAA
- a CDS encoding Gx transporter family protein: MDGKKRIAYISVLIAVASTLQIVESLFPHPLPWLRLGLANMITLTSLVIFGYAVAVQVAVLRTILSSFLLGTFFTPGFFLSFSGALVSALVMGGVYSLGRIGKSNPSPQYLFGFSIIGVSILGAVSHNVTQLFLAYLFLIRHKGVFLTLPFLIVAAVVTGFITGYGANYLSREMRKITIKADKPR, translated from the coding sequence ATGGATGGGAAGAAGAGAATAGCATATATTTCAGTTTTGATTGCTGTTGCTTCCACGCTACAGATAGTGGAGAGTCTCTTTCCCCATCCGCTTCCCTGGCTCCGGCTGGGGCTGGCAAATATGATTACTTTGACCAGTCTGGTTATCTTCGGATATGCCGTAGCAGTTCAGGTGGCTGTGTTGAGGACGATTTTGAGTTCTTTCCTTCTAGGAACATTTTTTACCCCGGGTTTCTTCTTGAGTTTTTCTGGTGCGCTGGTGAGTGCTCTGGTAATGGGTGGGGTTTATAGTCTGGGGAGGATAGGAAAGTCCAATCCTTCTCCACAGTATCTTTTTGGTTTTAGCATTATAGGAGTGTCCATTCTGGGAGCAGTGAGTCATAATGTTACGCAACTTTTCCTTGCTTATCTTTTCCTGATAAGGCATAAGGGGGTATTTTTAACACTCCCATTTTTGATAGTGGCAGCGGTGGTTACTGGTTTTATAACCGGTTACGGGGCAAATTACTTGAGCAGGGAAATGAGGAAGATAACGATAAAGGCTGATAAACCCCGTTAA
- a CDS encoding Maf family protein, translating to MKRLILASSSSRRQQILSQLGLKFQVMPSRFCEEHPVSCRGKLVPWKIVEKLALRKAKEVSGRLSEGLVIGADTIVALPTIDRGRLKFEIIGKPQTVEEAKEILRRLGGTTHEVYTGVAVVDAKTGKKVVGYEVSRVRMKKLTSGELSRVSRMHLDKAGAYGVKQKNDAFVKLLEGSVDNVVGMPGKLLKGLLEKFSVKV from the coding sequence ATGAAGAGATTGATTTTAGCTTCCAGTTCTTCTCGCAGGCAACAGATTCTCTCTCAGTTGGGCTTAAAATTTCAAGTGATGCCATCTCGCTTTTGCGAGGAACACCCGGTCTCTTGTAGAGGGAAATTGGTGCCCTGGAAAATAGTCGAGAAATTGGCGTTACGAAAAGCAAAAGAAGTTTCTGGGAGGCTTTCTGAGGGACTGGTTATTGGTGCGGACACGATAGTTGCTCTACCCACTATTGATAGAGGGAGATTGAAATTCGAGATTATTGGCAAACCCCAAACAGTCGAGGAAGCAAAAGAGATTTTGAGACGATTGGGTGGCACAACTCATGAAGTTTATACAGGAGTTGCAGTTGTTGATGCTAAAACGGGTAAAAAGGTTGTGGGGTATGAAGTTTCCAGGGTGAGGATGAAAAAGCTCACAAGTGGAGAGCTCTCCAGGGTAAGCCGGATGCATTTGGATAAAGCAGGAGCTTATGGGGTTAAACAGAAGAACGATGCCTTTGTGAAGTTGCTGGAAGGGTCTGTGGATAATGTGGTGGGTATGCCCGGGAAATTATTGAAGGGGTTGCTTGAAAAATTTAGCGTGAAGGTTTAG